The Dendropsophus ebraccatus isolate aDenEbr1 chromosome 3, aDenEbr1.pat, whole genome shotgun sequence genomic interval cgatcatcagaggaGACTATCCTTTACTGATCATCAGAGGagtagacaaccctttaccgatcatcagaggagtagacaaccctttaccgatcatcagaggaGACTATCCTTTACTGATCATCAGAGGAGACTATCCTTTACTGATCATCAGAGGagtagacaaccctttaccgatcatcagaggagtagacaaccctttaccgatcatcagaggaGACTATCCTTTACTGATCATCAGAGGAGACTATCCTTTACTGATCATCAGAGGagtagacaaccctttactgatcatcaGAGGAGAaggcaaccctttaccaaccagttgagaagacaaccctttaccaatcatcagataAAAAGACAACCTTATACCAAacagcagaggagaagacaaccctttaccgatcagtggAGTACACTCCTGATACTGTTGGGAATACTGAACCCTCTGATATAACTTGGTTATCACAGGAGCAGTGACTATCCGTCTGCTCtggagccccatacacagtagggatcactgatctgttATGTTACACACATCTGGTAGCCTCCTGGCTCCTCCACTGTAGTAGAACGTGGTCATAGTAATGGGACTCAGCTGTGTATTTATGCATATACTTACTTATCCCTCCTAGaaaggtgagtgcagctctggagtataatacaggatgtaagtcagaaACAgtagatcagtaatgtaatttatgtacacagtgaccccaccagcagaatagtgagtgcagctctgaggtataatgcaggatgtaactcaggatcagtaatgtaatatatgtacacagtgaccccaccagcagaatagggagtgcagctctgaggtataatacaggatgtaactcaggatcagtaatgtaatgtatgtacacagtgaccccaccagcagaatagtgagtgcagctctggagtataatacaggatgtagctcaggatcagtacaggatcagtaatgtaatgtatgtacacagtcatcccaccagcagaatagtgagtgcagctctggagtataatacaggatgtaactcaggatcagtacaggatcagtaatgtaatgtatgtacacagtcaccccaccagcagaatagtgagtgcagctctggggtataatactggatgtaactcaggatcagtactgaTCTGTAAACCATAGGGGTTCACTCTCATGAATGCCGCGTCCCTCTGTTCCTATAATGTGACTATTAGGGCAGGTTTCCATCTACTGTTCCTGGTTGTGTATATACTGATGATACTGGTAATATATAGAGGACATTGCTCTTATACACAGGGTGGTTCTCGGTGCGGAGAAGCAGGACATGTACCGGGATACATGGACACTAAGGCTCCTTTAGGCACAATTCCTTTGGAGACAAAGACTCCAGTTCCTGCCGCATCCAAAGAACTTGGGCGCCGATCGATGGAGAATCCCAGACACTTGTACATGACGTCCCCTGGAGGCCGTGTGAGGTATGGTCGCTGCTGCTGATCGGTGGCATCGGGCACAGGGTACATGGCGCGGGTACTGGCTGGGAGCAGGGACAGCAGCTCCTTCTGTCTCTTTATATCAGATGTGAACAGCGCCCGAAGGAAAGTGATGAGCGAGGAGCAGACATCAGCGTCCGCCGAGACTTTATCACTGCAGCTGGGGGACACGTAGCGCAACGTTCTgccggtgcaaaaaaaaaaaaaaatctgagaaaaGAGTTAAAGTGTTCCCCTCTATGTAACATTATTGTCTCTAATTCAGCAAGGGCATGGAGGTTGGGTTAAAAGGCTGGTCTCAGGACCGGAGATAACACTGAGATCAGCCttttaaccacctagatgccagggttaaaggggtactcatatCGATTTGGAAttcacttctattcaaaaatctgaagtcttccagtacttatcagctgctgtatgtcctgcaggaagtggtgtattctctccagtctgacacagtgctctctactgccacctctgtccatgttaggaactgtccagagcaggagaggttttctatggggatttgctgctgctctggacacttcctgacagaggtggcagcagagggcagtgtgtcagactgaagtgaatataccacttcctgcaggacatacatcagctgataagtactggaagactggagattttttaatagaagcaaattacaaatctatataactttttctaagaaaaagatttttgctggagtacccctttaatggtgacaGCCACCTAGGCTGCCAGATGCCCTTACAAGGTGCTAATTGGTTGTCATGGCAGCCAGGGACCCTGTGAAAGCCTCCGTGTCTGCCATCATTGTtctcctattacaccctgccaCTACGGAACAATACAACACATTAATAATGCCGTGTACTGTATAAGCAACAAAAAAgttggaaaaaaagttttaaaaaatctaaGCTTTCAAAAAAGGTGATCATGTGGCCTGGAGTATGCACTGAGCACGGGCCCAGCGTAATGATATCCCCTACCTTCAGTAatgcgcctccattagaatcaagcctgATCGCGTCACAAAGGGAAGGGGCTAtcattatactgggggggtgctAGTCGCTGGGGCCGGCACTGAGCGTGGGAATCGGGTGACGCTTTGAAAAATTGGCCGCATCACTGGGATCACCGTCAGCACCGATTTTCATCCCACGATTGTACTGATCTTGATGCAAAATGACGCTTAAGATTCTCCAGATGGAAATATCAGAGAAGAGTAGAAAATAAACAGTGAAATGCAGcagaaataataacaataatcatAAAAAAACATGGTTAGAGATGCCACGAAGTAGGTGGCAATGCCTTAACCGTATATGTGTTGTGAAGGCCACAGGGGCCTCTTCCATCCTTGTCAAGGGGAGTGCTAACCTTCTCTCCTTTCATACAACACAATACAAACGTAGGCCCACACGGTATTTATACCCCGTATAACATCGGTGACTTTACATTGTGGCGACTCCAATTAAAAAAATGTACTACATACTCAAATGCGATTCTCCGTACCCTCCTTCCTGCGCCTGCAGGAAAAACACACCTAAAAACGCGTTTATTTGCCCAAAAAACAACCAGATTGTGCACAAATTACATATGCATAAATTCTGACCAATAGCAGCGAAGGGGCGTGGCTAGCAGTTGGCACGTTGTGTTTCCTTACAGCTGCGAAGATACCTGCGGTTACGAGCCAGGTTCAGCGCCACCCAGGGGACAAAACGATATTTGTAAGACCTCCAGCGGGTGAGAAGCGCCCGCAATACCGAGCCCGGAGACGGCATGACGCTGACGGTCGGGCGGCGGGGAGGTGACGTCACTAAATAGGACGGGAGAAAGGCGGGGAGGAAGGTGGGGTTAGTGACGTCACACAATAAGGAAGTGTCATAGAGAAGAGGCAGAGACGGTGCTAGGATTCCATAGATAATGtaacagcgccacctagtgttaCCTTACAAGATAACGTCGGAGAAATGTGTGTGTCCTTCGGGTGACATCTAGCGGTACGTTGATCTAATTACATGTAAATGATAAACAGTgtaagtgacacctagtggttagtTTAACTCATTACACGTACGAGCAGGGTTTGTCTATTAAAAAATGAACGGTacaagtgacacctagtggtactTTTATCTAATTACATGTACCAGAAATGTCTGCCTTACAAATGGTGACGGATgcaagtgacatctagtggcagatTTATATAATTACACTTACCAGAAATGTCCGTCTTATAAATGGTGAACCATacaagtgacacctagtggtagttTCACCTaattacatgtacattacatgtatgtgtatatataacggtGCAAGCGACACCTCGTGGcagatttataataataataatttttatttatatatcgccaacagattccgcagcactttacaattctgggggtacatacataaacaaaaatagacattacagatatatacatataattatccatacatgaggagtgagggccctgctcgcatgcatcagcttacagactatcaggagggggtgcgagacagtatggcagaggggcaaagtgcttcattgttcttatggtccgaccatcattataaataaggcagtgcaggtaagggggggggtgaaCCAGTCACTATCCAATGCCTGCATGtgtaggtctaagtgcttaaatgcttggtgtgtgtgtgtgtggggggggggggggggggggggggggggcgggggggatcgGGGTTGAGGatagccagtgtagtgactggcacaggggggaggcatcagtatagcggctggacagggagatgagcctggccgctgtattaagaatggactggagagaggagagtttagaggaaggaaggccgattagtaaggaattgcggtagactagacgggaatgaatcagagtgacaatgagagttttagcagattcgacagtaaggaagggacggattttagagatgttttttagatgcagattacaggaacgtgaaagagattgaaTATGGGGAATAAAGAAGAGATCAGAGTccaacataaccccaaggcagcgggcttgttgtgtaggggttatggttgcaccacagacagagatggagatggagatgtcacgtgggagggaagacaagaagctcagtcttagaaaggttgagttttaggaatagggaggacatagcgttagagacggcagacagacagttactggtgttctgtagaggagcgggggtgatatcacgggaggaggtatacagctgggtatcatcagcatagagatggtatatagctgggtatcatcagcatagagatggtatatagcggggtgatatcacgggaggaggtatacagctgggtatcatcagcatagagacggtatatagctgggtgatatcaagGGAGGAGTTATAGAGCGGGGGtcatatcacgggaggaggtatacagctgggtatcatcagcatagagatggtactgaaaaccaaacttgctgatgatttgtccaatgggtaaagtgtaaagtgagaaaaggagagggcccaggactgatccctgaggaaccccaactgtaagggggagagaagatgaggtggagccagaaagtgatacgctaaaggagcggtcagagagataggaggaaaaccaggaaagggcaggaaagagcagagtccttgaggccaatagagcggagcgtggagaggaggagctgggggtctacagtgtcacatactacagacagagcggagcgtggagaggaggagctgggggtctacagtgtcacatactacagatagagcggagcatggagaggaggagctgggggtctacagtgtcacatactacagatagagcggagcgtggagaggaggagctgggggtctacagtgtcacatactacagatagagcagagcatggagaggaggagctggtggtctacagtgtcacatactacagatagggctgagcatggagaggaggagctgggggtctacagtgtcacatactacagatagggttgagcgtggagaggaggagctgggggtctacagtgtcacatactacagatagagcggagcgtggagaggaggagctggtggtctacagtgtcacatactacagatagagcggagcgtggagaggaggagctgggggtctacagtgtcacatactacagatagggcggagcgtggagaggaggagctgggggtctacagtgtcacatactacagatagggctgagcgtggagaggaggagctgggggtctacagtgtcacatactacagatagggctgagcgtggagaggaggagctgggggtctacagtgtcacatactacagatagagcggagcgtggagaggaggagctgggggtctacagtgtcacatactacagatagagcggagcgtggagaggaggagctgggggtctacagtgtcacatactacagatagggcggagcgtggagaggaggagctgagggtctacagtgtcacatactacagatagggcggagcgtggagaggaggagctggggggtctacagtgtcaaaagctgcagatccaggagaatgagcagagaatggaagcctttagatttggcggtgaggagatcattagagactttaagggcagtttctgtagagtggtgaggacggaaaccagactgaagaGGGTCAAGTAGAGATAATTACACTTCCCAGAAAAGTCCTTCTTATGAATGGTGAACGATacaagtgacacctagtggtagctTCACCCAATTACATGTACATTAAAGGATAACAGTGCAAGCGACACCTCGTGGTAGATTTATATAACTACACTTCCCAGAAATGCTTCTTATAAATGGCGAATGGTacaagtgacacctagtggtagatTTATATAATTACACTTCCCAGAAATGCCTGTCTTATAAATTATGCACAGCGCCAGTGTCCTCTAGTGGTGGATTTATTTAATTACATGTAAGAAATCTCGATATATCGATTTGTACAATTGCATTCTACAGCAGCTGCTGGCATCCTGCCATTTATCATGTGGAATCAATGACATGATCATTCTTAAGTTCTGATTTTACtcctattgtgt includes:
- the SETD9 gene encoding SET domain-containing protein 9 isoform X2, whose product is MPSPGSVLRALLTRWRSYKYRFVPWVALNLARNRRTLRYVSPSCSDKVSADADVCSSLITFLRALFTSDIKRQKELLSLLPASTRAMYPVPDATDQQQRPYLTRPPGDVMYKCLGFSIDRRPSSLDAAGTGVFVSKGIVPKGALVSMYPGTVYQNFEPIFFQSIGNPFIFRCLDGILIDGNDKGISKSVYRSCSRRDQLGPLKMCDCTWLTSAPRNPLAVGQYVNNCSNERAANVCYQEFDVPLTFPVELRQYLPNICYSHDVEGPLRCVVLVALRDVHCGEELFSNYFTLVQ
- the SETD9 gene encoding SET domain-containing protein 9 isoform X3, with translation MPSPGSVLRALLTRWRSYKYRFVPWVALNLARNRRTLRYVSPSCSDKVSADADVCSSLITFLRALFTSDIKRQKELLSLLPASTRAMYPVPDATDQQQRPYLTRPPGDVMYKCLGFSIDRRPSSLDAAGTGVFVSKGIVPKGALVSMYPGTVYQNFEPIFFQSIGNPFIFRCLDGILIDGNDKGISKSVYRSCSRRDQLGPLKMCDCTWLTSAPRNPLAVGQYVNNCSNGR